A region of Arabidopsis thaliana chromosome 5, partial sequence DNA encodes the following proteins:
- a CDS encoding ATP synthase alpha/beta family protein (ATP synthase alpha/beta family protein; FUNCTIONS IN: hydrogen ion transporting ATP synthase activity, rotational mechanism, copper ion binding, cobalt ion binding, zinc ion binding, ATP binding; INVOLVED IN: response to oxidative stress; LOCATED IN: mitochondrion, plasma membrane, chloroplast, mitochondrial respiratory chain complex I, mitochondrial proton-transporting ATP synthase complex, catalytic core F(1); EXPRESSED IN: 8 plant structures; EXPRESSED DURING: seedling growth; CONTAINS InterPro DOMAIN/s: ATPase, F1/V1/A1 complex, alpha/beta subunit, C-terminal (InterPro:IPR000793), ATPase, F1/V1/A1 complex, alpha/beta subunit, N-terminal (InterPro:IPR004100), ATPase, F1 complex, beta subunit (InterPro:IPR005722), ATP synthase, F1 beta subunit (InterPro:IPR020971), ATPase, alpha/beta subunit, nucleotide-binding domain, active site (InterPro:IPR020003), ATPase, AAA+ type, core (InterPro:IPR003593), ATPase, F1/A1 complex, alpha/beta subunit, N-terminal (InterPro:IPR018118), ATPase, alpha/beta subunit, nucleotide-binding domain (InterPro:IPR000194); BEST Arabidopsis thaliana protein match is: ATP synthase alpha/beta family protein (TAIR:AT5G08690.1); Has 30201 Blast hits to 17322 proteins in 780 species: Archae - 12; Bacteria - 1396; Metazoa - 17338; Fungi - 3422; Plants - 5037; Viruses - 0; Other Eukaryotes - 2996 (source: NCBI BLink).): MASRRVLSSLLRSSSGRSAAKLGNRNPRLPSPSPARPAAPCSYLLGRVAEYATSSPASSAAPSSAPAKDEGKKTYDYGGKGAIGRVCQVIGAIVDVRFEDQEGLPPIMTSLEVQDHPTRLVLEVSHHLGQNVVRTIAMDGTEGLVRGRKVLNTGAPITVPVGRATLGRIMNVLGEPIDERGEIKTEHYLPIHRDAPALVDLATGQEILATGIKVVDLLAPYQRGGKIGLFGGAGVGKTVLIMELINNVAKAHGGFSVFAGVGERTREGNDLYREMIESGVIKLGEKQSESKCALVYGQMNEPPGARARVGLTGLTVAEYFRDAEGQDVLLFIDNIFRFTQANSEVSALLGRIPSAVGYQPTLASDLGALQERITTTKKGSITSVQAIYVPADDLTDPAPATTFAHLDATTVLSRQISELGIYPAVDPLDSTSRMLSPHILGEEHYNTARGVQKVLQNYKNLQDIIAILGMDELSEDDKLTVARARKIQRFLSQPFHVAEIFTGAPGKYVDLKENINSFQGLLDGKYDDLSEQSFYMVGGIDEVVAKAEKIAKESAA, encoded by the exons ATGGCGTCTCGGAGAGTCTTATCATCTCTTCTCCGTTCATCTTCCGGTAGATCTGCCGCCAAATTAGGCAACCGTAACCCCAggcttccttctccttcaccCGCGCGTCCCGCCGCTCCATGTAGCTACCTCCTCGGCCGCGTCGCCGAGTACGCGACCTCTTCACCTGCAAGCTCAGCTGCGCCATCTTCTGCTCCTGCTAAGGATGAGGGGAAGAAGACCTATGATTACGGTGGCAAAGGTGCGATCGGGCGTGTTTGCCAGGTCATTGGTGCCATTGTCGATGTGAGATTTGAGGATCAGGAAGGATTGCCACCAATCATGACATCTCTCGAGGTGCAGGATCACCCCACAAGGCTAGTGCTTGAGGTGTCTCATCACTTGGGTCAGAATGTCGTCAGGACCATTGCTATGGATGGTACTGAGGGTCTCGTTCGTGGAAGGAAAGTCCTCAACACTGGCGCTCCAATCACT GTACCTGTCGGAAGGGCTACTCTTGGACGTATCATGAATGTTCTTGGAGAACCTATTGACGAAAGAGGCGAAATTA AGACCGAACATTACTTACCTATTCACAGAGATGCACCGGCTTTGGTTGATCTAGCTACTGGGCAAGAGATCCTGGCCACTGGTATTAAG GTTGTTGATCTTCTTGCTCCTTACCAAAGAGGAGGAAAGATTGGTCTCTTTGGCGGTGCTGGTGTTGGGAAAACTGTGCTTATTATGGAGCTGATCAACAATGTTGCCAAAGCTCATG GTGGTTTCTCTGTGTTTGCTGGTGTGGGAGAACGAACCCGTGAAGGCAATGACTTGTACAGAGAAATGATTGAGAGTGGTGTCATCAAGCTAGGCGAAAAGCAG TCTGAGAGCAAGTGTGCTCTAGTGTACGGACAAATGAATGAGCCCCCGGGTGCCCGTGCCCGTGTTGGACTGACTGGTTTGACTGTTGCCGAGTATTTCCGTGATGCTGAAGGCCAAGACGTTTTGCTTTTCATTGACAACATTTTCCGTTTCACTCAG GCCAACTCTGAAGTGTCTGCTTTACTCGGTCGTATCCCGTCTGCTGTGGGATACCAGCCAACTCTGGCTTCTGATCTTGGTGCTCTTCAAGAGCGAATTACTACCACCAAGAAAGGGTCTATCACCTCAGTCCAAGCCATCTATGTACCTGCTGATGATTTGACTGATCCTGCTCCTGCTACAACTTTTGCTCACTTGGACGCCACAACTGTGCTCTCAAGACAG ATTTCTGAGCTTGGTATCTACCCTGCTGTGGATCCTTTGGATTCAACATCCCGTATGCTGTCACCTCACATTCTGGGAGAGGAGCATTACAACACGGCTCGTGGCGTGCAGAAAGTTCTACAGAACTACAAGAACTTGCAAGATATTATTGCAATTTTGGGTATGGATGAGCTAAGTGAAGATGACAAGTTGACTGTTGCCCGTGCCCGTAAGATCCAGAGATTCTTGAGTCAGCCGTTCCACGTTGCTGAGATCTTCACTGGTGCCCCTGGAAAATATGTCGAccttaaagaaaatatcaacaGTTTCCAG GGTTTGTTGGATGGCAAGTACGATGATCTTTCCGAACAATCGTTTTACATGGTTGGAGGTATCGATGAGGTGGTTGCAAAGGCAGAGAAGATCGCTAAAGAGTCAGCAGCTTAA